The Oscarella lobularis chromosome 12, ooOscLobu1.1, whole genome shotgun sequence genome window below encodes:
- the LOC136194080 gene encoding phosphatidylinositol phosphatase PTPRQ-like isoform X3 — protein sequence MATRRIHYAIIVALLHAFAATESRNLCPNDIGRAIDSSVSSYCRANVQNYSRLLVDKASGKIAVAAKANLMVLPLDLDKTKAINFTKLATTLEKTLCQLDFSDPEKCENYFRVLLKDRQSPNIFVCSTNANNPKCAYYNITDLSVVNSNWASSSYPVCPGDPSASNTALMTINAGNNIDVVVGSEKDGKYLVGKYRPPNFQIHSPLSDVNYLNSPDVKFISSHEVGEHVFLFLRETALEAWSQYTYSRVIRVCKDDLGDSTFIRYNWKTFLKARISCTVSAGSPAYHYDRLVATSYIKNAVYTPTATVQDVVYAVFTGSPGSPSGSAVCVFGFNGTYQGDFSKAYGSDYWVTNSDGLWLTDTKTQFTCSTPKQSADEFNYILVSTDVQQATSGRPLATINGATATSLAVDRVKTADGVDYDVLFVGFDDGSVRKIVQVRDGASWKEKIVETIAVDVDNAVIQLELLDDANPSQRKVYALTEKKVASLSVERCDRLNTCKECIEAQDPYCGWSSSLSSCLALGSGVVQQDVRAGNYTRFCPKAPADYLVSVDYSKSTSYSLFFLWNPISVPPSPYSIPSFRLYQDGVNIANVSSSVTSYNLTSLLPHTEYTFSILPVNNFGEGEESNIVSVTTHIADSVLLRGSAQQPKEIALAWEKPLITNGPLSKYKVYSAESGQSLTLASTLSHPHIIKKRLNYTDTSLKPETTYVYQVESCTEDSNGEFCSKSNSISVETPCDYPSAPPNVIASALNSSSIRLQWSAPSTPNGRLLGYRIRKDPRGEYVSSSSTSIVVSDLISFTNYTFTVAALTCVGYGPSSLATASRTLPAPPPKPETPRLLPSTSDQTIAVNWTPPSRVEGSIQNFILCRSPGSCQTFSSSTTSYVDANVSPCVEYEYTVAVRSDGGDGEASDVTSAFIIGYSNNVTSVRSSVQSSSEIAITWDAPSPRNGLCHVEYYSILQDGIQISNASFTSYFASGLSSATSYVFRVASATAAGVSSYAEIRATTLPSRPAQPTSLNSKIISGGVIQLTWAEPNPNYGNPTNYHVYELFGGNRRTVSSATTSFDIPSDWTPIAGQTYSFYVTAENGAGEGSAAKVDVDVGEKIPGKPAGIYAMATGKTTARVAWLPPAWNELNGQITGYKIEQVKPAPIRLVKEVPGMATTTLDVTSLTAGTVYAFRVSAKNGAGYGTTITSVDMETEKDLPTPVPPTCRPTIITVNPPSAPAPPVPTSTSAPGPATTKPPSQGVSASITATAVSSLEMSVTWTINKPENNVQRIVINRRRETAGLTWTSYVEKCCNGNFQLAFRDNTLSPYTKYEYSLDVFMNDGSIHKNLASDQARTHPAAPAAPKNLRFSAVATTTVTLTWDVPQPENGIVSEYDVTLDSFPNTTTTKQRTAIIGNLKPYTIYGFRVRAVTTSHDGNQLNGEFSQRYEIRTATAPPEKLPAPIVVAASTTSVFLSWSQPTILTGIVTGYRFYWHEKTGAACPSPPSSRENYVEPSRDIESRRQLNDVVTDLKVDTGYCFAVVAKTSAGYGTLSDYASVTTFSLASLGENVSCPNIDLLRNYIDQLILTPAPPPTTSRQPTTFGTVVVEEVTSPKSGNTVVIILGVVAGLAVITTLVLGILLVIYCHRGGFSVSDFVGDSDGGGGGGGTNDVDGQTSKKNLLNGDAHWARRVSTETGPVGAPVAPRTLPPLKGAPRAPSGLYEPVITRTTSKLATSGSKSAEADKAGGLDQTSM from the exons ATGGCAACGCGTCGAATTCACTACGCAATCATCGTAGCGCTTCTCCACGCCTTCGCCGCAACGGAATCGCGAAATCTCTGCCCAAACGACATCGGTCGAGCAATCG ATTCGTCTGTGAGCAGCTATTGCAGAGCGAACGTACAGAACTATTCGCGATTGCTCGTCGATAAGGCGAGTGGGAAGATTGCTGTCGCCGCCAA GGCGAATCTCATGGTTTTGCCTCTTGATCTCgacaaaacgaaagcgatAAAC tTTACTAAGCTGGCTACTACGCTTGAGAAGACTCTTTGCCAATTGgatttttctgac CCAGAGAAGTGCGAGAACTACTTCCGGGTTCTACTCAAAGATCGTCAGAGTCCAAACATCTTTGTTTGCAGCACAAACGCGAATAATCCCAAATGTGCCTATTACAAT ATCACTGATCTAAGTGTTGTCAATTCCAATTGGGCTAGCTCTTCGTatcccgtatgtccgggtgATCCGAGCGCTTCGAATACGGCTCTAATGACAATTAACG CTGGAAATAATATTGACGTTGTTGTTGGTTCGGAAAAAGATGGCAAGTATCTCGTTGGGAAATATCGTCCGCCGAATTTTCAAATTCACTCGCCTTTGAGCGACGTCAATTATTTGAATT CGCCTGACGTGAAATTCATTTCATCTCACGAAGTCGGCGAACacgtatttttatttcttcgcGAGACGGCACTCGAAGCCTGGTCACAG taTACGTATTCGAGAGTTATCCGGGTTTGCAAGGATGATCTTGGCGACTCTACTTTTATTCGATACAATTGGAAGACTTTTCTGAAGGCTCGTATCTCTTGTACTGTATCCGCTGGAAGCCCCGCCTATCACTACGATCGCCTTG TGGCGACTTCTTATATCAAAAATGCCGTGTATACTCCAACGGCTACTGTGCAAGACGTTGTCTATGCTGTCTTTACTGGATCCCC GGGCTCTCCGTCTGGAAGTGCTGTCTGCGTTTTCGGTTTCAATGGCACGTATcaaggcgatttttcgaagGCGTACGGAAGCGACTATTGGGTCACGAACTCGGATGGACTTTGGCTTACGGACACGAAGACGCAGTTTACG TGCTCGACGCCGAAACAGAGTGCAGATGAATTCAATTATATTTTGGTGAGCACCGACGTGCAACAAGCGACGTCAGGACGCCCTCTCGCGACAATCAACGGCGCGAC GGCGACTTCCTTGGCCGTAGATCGCGTCAAAACAGCCGACGGAGTCGATTACGACGTCCTATTCGTcggattcgacgacggcagcgtTCGGAAGATCGTTCAAGTGCGCGACGGCGCTTCGTGgaaggaaaaaatcgtcgaaacgatcgccgtcgacgtcgacaacgcCGTCATTCAACTGGAActcctcgacgacgcgaatcCGAGTCAGAGAAAGGTCTACGCGCTcacagagaaaaaagtcgCGTCGCTTTCCGTCGAAAGATGCGATCGTTTGAACACGTGCAA ggaATGTATTGAGGCTCAGGACCCGTATTGCGGTTGGTCGTCTTCTCTTAGCAGTTGCCTTGCCCTCGGTTCTGGCGTCGTTCAACAGGATGTCCGAGCCGGAAATTACACGCGATTTTGCCCAAAAG cTCCTGCTGATTATTTGGTTTCTGTGGATtattcgaaatcgacgtcatatagtttgtttttcttgtgGAATCCAATTTCTGTGCCACCTTCGCCCTATTCAATTCCAAGTTTCAGATTGTATCAGGATGGAGTAAATATAG CTAATGTTTCCTCAAGTGTGACCAGCTACAATTTGACGTCTCTTTTACCCCATACAGA ATACACCTTTTCTATTTTACCTGTAAATAATTTCGGCGAGGGAGAAGAAAGCAACATTGTATCAGTCACAACACACATAGCAG ATAGTGTCCTTCTACGCGGCTCAGCACAACAACCAAAGGAGATTGCACTAGCCTGGGAAAAGCCATTGATTACCAACGGCCCTCTATCCAAATACAAg gTCTATTCAGCTGAAAGTGGACAATCCCTTACACTCGCGTCAACACTCTCACATCCACATATCATAAAGAAACGATTAAATTACACAGACACTTCTCTCAAGCCAGAAACAAC ATACGTTTATCAAGTGGAATCATGCACGGAAGACTCAAACGGCGAATTCTGCTCCAAAAGCAATTCAATCAGCGTCGAAACGCCATGCGACTATCCGTCAGCGCCGCCCAACGTCATCGCGAGCGCGCTAAACAGTTCTTCCATTCGTCTTCAATGGAGCGCGCCTTCTACGCCCAACGGTCGTCTCTTAGGCTATCGCATTCGAAAGGATCCTCGCGGAGAatacgtttcgtcgtcgtcgacgtcgatcgtcgtctccgaTTTGATTTCATTCACGAATTACACGTTCACCGTCGCGGCGCTAACGTGCGTCGGATACGGGCCTTCGTCCCTAGCAACGGCTTCTAGAACGCTCCCCGCTCCGCCACCGAAGCCGGAAACGCCGCGATTGTTACCATCGACGTCAGATCAAACGATCGCCGTCAATTggacgccgccgtctcgCGTAGAAGGATCGATACAGAATTTCATACTATGTCGAAGTCCCGGATCATGTCAAACGTTCTCCAGTTCAACAACGAGCTACGTTGACGCTAACGTAAGCCCCTGTGTTGAATACGAGTATACGGTTGCCGTGCGAAGTGACGGTGGCGATGGAGAagcgagtgacgtcacttccgcATTTATTATTGGCTATTCGAACAATGTGACGAGCGTTCGAAGTTCCGTTCAAAGTTCGTCGGAAATTGCGATCACGTGGgacgcgccgtcgcctcgCAACGGACTCTGTCACGTCGAATATTATTCGATTTTACAAGATGGAATTCAAATTTCCAATGCGAGTTTTACGTCATATTTTGCATCCGGGCTTTCTTCAGCTACGTCGTATGTATTTCGCGTTGCCTCGGCAACCGCCGCAGGCGTCAGTTCATACGCGGAAATCCGGGCTACAACGTTGCCATCTCGACCGGCACAACCAACGTCattaaattcaaaaattattAGCGGAGGTGTGATTCAGTTGACGTGGGCGGAGCCCAATCCGAATTACGGGAATCCAACCAATTATCACGTGTATGAACTTTTTGGCGGGAATCGACGAACAGTCAGCAGCGCTACGACGTCATTTGATATTCCCTCAGACTGGACTCCCATTGCCGGGCAAACGTATTCATTTTATGTGACGGCGGAGAATGGAGCCGGCGAAggatcggcggcgaaagtcgacgttgacgttggTGAGAAAATACCCGGAAAACCGGCTGGTATCTATGCCATGGCGACGGGGAAAACGACGGCGCGCGTCGCGTGGCTTCCGCCCGCGTGGAATGAATTGAATGGACAAATAACCGGCTATAAAATCGAACAAGTCAAACCGGCGCCTATTCGACTCGTCAAGGAAGTCCCTGGTATGGCTACGACGACATtggatgtgacgtcattgacggCGGGGACTGTATACGCGTTTCGCGTCTCGGCGAAAAACGGTGCCGGTTACGGTACGACAATCACAAGCGTTGATATGGAGACGGAGAAAGATTTGCCGACACCCGTGCCGCCGACGTGCCGTCCGACGATTATCACTGTGAATCCGCCGTCAGCGCCTGCTCCGCCTGTTCCAACTTCGACTTCAGCGCCGGGACCGGCGACAACTAAGCCTCCGTCACAGGGAGTTTCCGCCTCTATCACGGCAACTGCTGTTTCCTCATTGGAAATGAGCGTCACGTGGACTATCAATAAGCCCGAGAACAACGTTCAAAGAATCGTTATTAATCGTAGACGAGAAACAGCGGGGCTCACGTGGACATCCTACGTGGAGAAATGCTGCAATGGGAACTTCCAGTTAGCCTTCAGAGACAATACCCTATCTCCCTACACAAAGTATGAATACTCCTTGGACGTCTTCATGAACGACGGCTCTATTCACAAGAACTTGGCGTCGGATCAAGCGCGCACGCATCCGGCGGCACCCGCCGCTCCGAAAAATCTCCGCTTCAGTGCCGTCGCCACGACGACCGTTACGCTAACGTGGGACGTTCCGCAACCGGAAAACGGAATTGTGAGcgaatatgacgtcacgctcgATTCTTTCCCAAATacgacgacaacaaaacAACGCACGGCAATTATTGGAAATTTGAAACCGTATACGATATACGGATTCCGAGTTCGTGCCGTCACGACGTCACACGACGGGAATCAACTCAACGGCGAATTCTCGCAACGTTACGAAAttcgaacggcgacggcaccgccGGAAAAACTTCCCGcgccaatcgtcgtcgccgcgagtACGACATCCGTGTTTTTATCCTGGTCTCAGCCGACAATTCTGACGGGAATCGTGACGGGATATCGATTCTATTGGCACGAGAAAACGGGAGCCGCGtgtccgtcgccgccgtcgtcgcgcgagaATTACGTCGaaccgtcacgtgacatcgaATCGCGTCGCCAACTCAATGACGTCGTGACGGATTTAAAGGTAGATACGGGCTATTGTTTTGCTGTCGTCGCGAAGACGAGTGCCGGATACGGGACTTTGAGCGATTACGCAAGCGTTACGACGTTCAGTTTAGCGTCGCtcggcgaaaacgtttcCTGTCCGAATATCGATTTACTTCGGAACTATATCGATCAATTGATATTAacgccggcgccgccgccaacgacGTCACGCCAGCCGACGACTTTTGGAACTGTAGTCGTTGAAGAAGTGACGTCGCCTAAATCCGGGAATACGGTTGTTATTATCTTGGGCGTCGTCGCTGGATTGGCCGTCATTACGACGCTCGTCTTGGGAATTCTTCTCGTTATTTATTGTCATCGCGGCGGGTTTAGCGTGAGCGATTTTGTGGGGGAtagtgacggcggcggcggcgggggcgggaccaatgacgtcgacgggcaGACGTCCAAGAAGAATCTGTTGAATGGAGACGCGCATTGGGCTCGACGTGTTTCCACTGAGACGGGGCCTGTTGGAGCGCCCGTAGCTCCGAGAACTTTGCCGCCACtg AAGGGGGCTCCCAGAGCGCCCAGTGGCTTGTATGAGCCCGTGATcacgaggacgacgtcgaagctgGCGACTTCCGGGAGCAAAAGTGCGGAGGCTGACAAAGCTGGAGGTCTTGATCAAACGAGCATGTGA